A single window of Aspergillus oryzae RIB40 DNA, chromosome 8 DNA harbors:
- a CDS encoding proline racemase family protein (proline racemase) — MPFSRSLTVVGCHSEGEVGDVITGGVLDVPGKTMYEKLAHISTKYDHLRQFLLNEPRGRSSMNTNLLLPPCDPRADAGFLIMESEEYAPMSGSNLICTTTVLLETGMIPMKEPVTELALDTAAGLVTVTAECEAGKCKTVEFNNVPAFVFELDFKVQVPGIGEVSVDIAYGGMMYVLVDAASVGLKVDNSHARQLIEIGERIKRAVEASYTAVHPENPGVKGFSVLEYTEPIKIEDGVKVAVNTVVVSPGRFDRSPCGTGTCARLAVMHARGEIAEGEVFKHRSIIGTEFICHIRGTSMVGDYKAVLPTVKGRGWITSFKQIVLDSTDPFPEGFRVGDQWHMAPN, encoded by the coding sequence ATGCCTTTTTCGCGCTCGCTAACTGTGGTTGGATGCCACTCTGAAGGTGAGGTTGGGGATGTGATTACCGGCGGTGTCCTCGATGTTCCAGGGAAAACGATGTACGAGAAGCTAGCCCATATCTCAACGAAGTATGACCATCTACGGCAATTCCTGCTCAATGAGCCCCGAGGCCGATCGTCTATGAACaccaatcttcttctcccacctTGTGATCCGCGTGCAGACGCTGGCTTCTTGATCATGGAGAGCGAAGAGTATGCGCCAATGTCAGGATCAAATCTCATCTGCACCACAACCGTTTTACTAGAAACGGGCATGATACCCATGAAAGAGCCCGTCACTGAACTGGCCTTGGATACTGCCGCTGGTTTAGTAACTGTCACGGCGGAATGTGAAGCAGGGAAGTGCAAGACGGTGGAATTCAACAACGTCCCTGCATTTGTCTTCGAACTAGACTTTAAAGTTCAAGTTCCAGGAATCGGCGAGGTGTCTGTGGACATCGCATACGGGGGTATGATGTACGTGTTAGTTGACGCTGCATCGGTCGGCTTGAAAGTAGACAACTCCCACGCTCGCCAGCTAATCGAAATTGGCGAGCGCATCAAACGTGCGGTGGAGGCCTCTTATACTGCTGTCCATCCAGAAAACCCTGGTGTCAAAGGGTTCAGTGTCTTGGAGTACACAGAGCCTATCAAAATCGAAGATGGAGTGAAGGTTGCTGTCAATACTGTGGTCGTCTCCCCCGGGAGATTTGACCGTAGTCCTTGTGGCACCGGAACATGTGCGAGGTTAGCAGTTATGCATGCAAGGGGCGAAATTGCCGAAGGAGAGGTCTTCAAACACCGGAGTATTATAGGCACGGAGTTCATATGCCACATACGTGGCACGTCCATGGTCGGAGATTACAAGGCTGTTTTGCCTACGGTCAAGGGTCGAGGTTGGATAACAAGCTTTAAGCAGATTGTCCTGGATTCAACGGACCCTTTCCCAGAAGGATTTAGAGTAGGAGACCAATGGCACATGGCACCAAACTAG
- a CDS encoding uncharacterized protein (predicted protein) translates to MPRYISHASPLEDGSGDALEGLLTDLSLTDARETGTVEKGSSAFNPFLALLSPAPVTGPIEKNTGGFNPFLPYLVASAGEPNPEQTIEKLTRDVIPQQLAELQKPRRFILNETDDLYLQGRRFQKKWGISEEGFNNWKSLLLGWVEFPAILLLNPSPWDHLPFDEMVDESPTLSWLQKTLKELQLQLEDVIILDTFPMLRDKLGDDTLRQMGPARRDELARESFALTRASLALIQPRVLVSCQCCTRPGNDRWGFFNNDELAEQLCSSGVRARSRQVRELDLSGHKMHVVQGMHPQYVMEREPTQKEVLVELFTQVFRPFGMWQSRRAAMQQQLRDAGAVLLGLVMLLQQQMKLYGQLCAQSGSGVEGPLAAEHVEELRKQLAEWEDGNKLKRKEG, encoded by the coding sequence ATGCCGCGCTACATATCTCATGCTTCTCCTTTGGAGGATGGATCTGGCGACGCTCTAGAGGGCTTACTTACTGATCTTTCATTGACAGATGCTCGTGAGACAGGTACGGTTGAAAAGGGATCTAGTGCGTTCAACCCGTTTTTGGCACTCCTCTCCCCAGCGCCGGTGACGGGTCCGATCGAGAAAAATACTGGTGGCTTCAATCCCTTTTTACCATACTTAGTCGCCAGTGCTGGGGAACCCAATCCAGAACAAACGATTGAGAAACTGACGCGGGATGTGATTCCGCAGCAGCTTGCCGAACTCCAGAAACCGCGGCGATTCATACTCAACGAGACCGATGATCTCTACCTTCAAGGCCGGCGATTCCAGAAGAAATGGGGAATTTCAGAGGAGGGCTTCAACAATTGGAAATCATTATTGTTGGGCTGGGTCGAATTCCCAGCTATCTTGTTGCTCAACCCTAGCCCGTGGGATCACTTGCCGTTTGACGAGATGGTGGACGAATCACCGACGCTCTCCTGGCTGCAAAAGACGCTGAAAGAGCTACAGCTCCAACTCGAAGACGTAATAATCCTTGACACTTTCCCAATGCTTCGGGACAAGCTCGGAGACGATACTTTGAGACAGATGGGGCCGGCAAGGCGGGACGAGCTGGCGCGGGAATCGTTCGCTCTCACGAGGGCGAGTCTCGCATTGATCCAGCCGCGGGTGCTGGTCTCGTGCCAGTGCTGCACAAGGCCGGGGAATGATCGGTGGGGATTTTTCAACAACGACGAGCTGGCGGAGCAACTCTGCTCATCAGGGGTGAGGGCGCGATCAAGGCAAGTGCGGGAGTTAGATTTGAGTGGACATAAGATGCACGTGGTGCAAGGGATGCATCCACAGTATGTTATGGAGCGAGAGCCGACTCAGAAAGAGGTACTGGTGGAACTGTTCACGCAGGTGTTCCGGCCATTCGGGATGTGGCAGTCAAGGCGGGCGGCcatgcagcagcagctccgCGATGCGGGAGCAGTACTGTTGGGACTAGTGATGCTgttgcagcagcagatgaagCTTTACGGACAACTTTGTGCACAGTCAGGGAGTGGAGTGGAGGGCCCACTGGCAGCTGAACATGTGGAGGAACTTAGAAAGCAGCTGGCCGAGTGGGAGGACGGGAATAAGcttaagagaaaggaaggtTAA
- a CDS encoding sulfotransferase family protein (predicted protein) yields the protein MYALQRLLYGFPAPAPHKRTKPVEVLCLGMPRTGTESLSMALRTLGLQTYHGWDLVFEPDGSKLQLCAELVRRKYKGARDGDVHISRAEFDILVGDSQAVVDSLCILFAPELLAAYPEAKVVLNVRPDSNAWYRSINKTIVEEVDQSWVIWGMQWFSAEFHWLYSLYLRDGYPGIFHSGTTQDGIQRNAKWVYRDHCNMVRGMVPKENLLEWSVEDGWEPLCKFLDKPVPNEPFPRTNNPGDYAERADKLIKQRLAQCLRNLTLTAVTLGGITTTVVIWWQGRIPKVTRLGDLLVRFTKMT from the exons ATGTACGCCCTCCAACGATTACTCTATGGATTCCCCGCGCCGGCTCCGCACAAACGCACCAAGCCCGTCGAGGTGCTTTGCTTGGGCATGCCACGCACCGGCACCGAGTCATTAAGCATGGCCTTGCGAACTCTGGGCCTGCAAACATACCATGGCTGGGACTTGGTCTTCGAACCAGATGGTAGCAAGCTGCAACTCTGTGCGGAGCTAGTGCGGCGGAAATACAAGGGGGCTCGCGATGGAGACGTGCACATTAGTCGCGCGGAGTTCGACATTCTCGTCGGTGATAGTCAGGCGGTGGTTGACTCGTTATGTATTTTATTCGCTCCCGAGCTGCTCGCCGCCTACCCCGAGGCCAAAGTGGTCCTCAACGTGCGTCCCGATTCCAACGCCTGGTACCGGAGCATCAATAAAACCATCGTCGAAGAGGTCGATCAATCATGGGTGATATGGGGGATGCAGTGGTTTTCCGCGGAGTTTCATTGGCTGTACAGTCTTTACTTAAGAGATGGATATCCAGGCATCTTTCACAGTGGCACCACCCAAGACGGTATCCAGCGAAACGCAAAGTGGGTGTATCGCGACCACTGCAATATGGTTCGGGGGATGGTGCCTAAGGAGAATTTGCTGGAGTGGTCCGTTGAGGATGGCTGGGAGCCGCTTTGCAAG TTTCTCGACAAGCCTGTTCCGAACGAGCCCTTCCCCCGAACCAATAATCCAGGCGATTACGCCGAGCGCGCAGATAAACTCATCAAACAGCGCCTCGCGCAATGTCTGCGCAACTTGACTCTCACCGCTGTCACTCTAGGAGGGATTACCACTACCGTTGTGATATGGTGGCAGGGACGCATCCCGAAGGTGACGAGGCTGGGTGATCTTCTTGTGCGGTTCACTAAAATGACCTAG
- a CDS encoding ferric reductase family protein (ferric reductase, NADH/NADPH oxidase and related proteins), with protein sequence MLSPRHADIPDSGPGVEHHWGYLNRQLPCTSGVEKCAYLDTVYHSHDLSVLYSAIFWATILGIILLCFIGHYCNPISRKSTSSCVQKEGEIEHRSQSSFYRMRRSLGSIYHRYFVQESLTFIFGRTTRFNILILAILAGYLVIFSFVGIVYKTWYIPVKGTNLTSTPNGIGPWADRIGVLAYALTPLAVLLCTRESLLSLCTGIPYHHFNFLHRWLGWIIYLQSALHTFGWTLMEGRMYKPQPSTWNAFIAQEYIIWGVVAMIFLSFLVFFSTKWAIRLTGYEFFRKAHYVVAMLYVGACWGHWKQLSCWMIASLVVWLLDRGIRLLRTFLTHFGPHASETYSFWGLHIPKARMTSFPNDEDGDVVRLDFEHDHSPWEIGQHFYLCFPGLSIWQSHPMTPSSVPGGSKQSHTYIIRAKNGLTKDLAHMARQPQESNSEEPPSTSIVLSGPYGQTIVDNDLHCSDDINLFCVAGGTGVTFVLPILQAIVLNRYFSTRRSLVELIWIVRRKSDMRWLSDELEIFRTAAQACTHFRIRVYVTREDDRANVRNSFTPQYITDSEIKRPVSTVSHETHLSDSPFSVHCLRPGNSDTSVHPDVPADLTDFVQRTVHGPTRVIASGPTGLISSLRTTVASLNDPGQVWKGNERYDVELIHDDRLEY encoded by the coding sequence ATGCTCTCCCCGCGCCATGCTGATATCCCGGATAGTGGCCCCGGCGTTGAACACCACTGGGGATACCTTAATCGTCAACTCCCCTGTACCAGTGGTGTGGAAAAGTGTGCATATTTAGATACGGTCTATCATAGTCATGATTTGTCGGTGCTCTATAGCGCTATTTTCTGGGCGACCATTCTTGGAATTATattgctttgcttcatcgGCCACTACTGCAATCCCATCTCACGGAAGTCCACGTCCTCGTGCGTTCAGAAAGAGGGCGAAATTGAACATAGATCACAGAGCTCATTTTATCGCATGAGAAGATCACTGGGTTCGATATACCACCGCTATTTTGTCCAAGAATCTTTGACCTTTATATTCGGCCGCACCACTCgtttcaatatcctcatcctcgccatTCTAGCCGGTTATCTCGTCATCTTTAGCTTTGTCGGAATCGTCTACAAAACATGGTACATCCCCGTCAAGGGGACTAATTTGACTTCAACTCCCAACGGAATTGGTCCGTGGGCTGATCGAATTGGAGTTCTCGCATATGCCTTAACGCCTCTCGCCGTGCTTCTGTGTACTAGGGAAtccctcctttccctctgTACGGGAATACCGTACCATCACTTCAACTTCCTTCATCGCTGGCTGGGCTGGATTATTTACCTTCAATCTGCTCTTCACACCTTTGGCTGGACCCTCATGGAGGGGAGGATGTACAAACCACAACCCTCAACATGGAACGCTTTTATAGCTCAGGAATACATAATCTGGGGCGTCGTGGCCATGATATTCCTGTCATTCCTagtcttcttcagcaccAAATGGGCCATCCGACTCACTGGATACGAGTTCTTCCGCAAGGCACATTATGTTGTCGCCATGCTTTACGTGGGTGCTTGCTGGGGACACTGGAAGCAGCTTTCATGCTGGATGATCGCTTCTCTGGTCGTGTGGTTACTTGATAGAGGCATCCGGCTCTTGCGCACTTTCCTTACGCACTTCGGCCCGCACGCTTCAGAAACTTACTCCTTCTGGGGTCTGCACATTCCCAAAGCTCGCATGACCTCCTTTCCGAACGATGAAGACGGAGACGTCGTCCGTCTGGATTTCGAGCATGACCATAGTCCTTGGGAAATCGGTCAACATTTTTACCTGTGTTTCCCCGGCCTTAGTATCTGGCAATCGCACCCCATGACACCGTCCTCTGTCCCTGGCGGGTCGAAGCAGTCGCATACTTACATCATCCGCGCGAAGAACGGCTTAACCAAGGATTTGGCTCACATGGCCCGTCAACCCCAGGAATCAAATTCAGAAGAACCACCAAGTACATCCATCGTTCTTTCTGGACCATACGGGCAAACCATCGTCGACAACGATCTACACTGCTCGGACGACATCAACCTCTTCTGTGTCGCAGGCGGCACAGGAGTGACATTCGTCCTTCCCATCTTACAAGCCATAGTCTTGAACCGATACTTCTCCACCCGGAGAAGTCTAGTAGAACTCATCTGGATCGTCCGCCGCAAGTCAGACATGCGATGGCTCAGCGACGAATTGGAAATATTTCGTACCGCCGCACAAGCATGCACCCACTTCCGGATCCGGGTATACGTTACCCGCGAAGACGACCGAGCCAATGTTCGAAACTCCTTCACACCACAATATATCACCGATTCTGAAATCAAGAGACCTGTGTCTACTGTTTCTCACGAAACGCATCTGTCGGATAGTCCATTCTCTGTGCATTGCTTGCGTCCCGGCAATTCCGATACCTCGGTACACCCAGATGTGCCGGCGGATTTGACTGATTTCGTTCAACGCACTGTTCACGGTCCAACAAGGGTTATTGCCAGTGGGCCGACGGGGTTGATCTCCTCGCTTCGCACGACTGTGGCCTCACTTAATGATCCGGGTCAGGTGTGGAAGGGTAATGAGAGATATGATGTGGAGTTGATTCATGATGATCGGTTGGAGTATTGA
- a CDS encoding uncharacterized protein (predicted protein): MHPCRNNKSYPKMSPTNQHTQSVPVNVEQQCGVTLPDGGQCTRSLTSTTPPIPTNPPPENEFKPNQHQIHFTDPTIKQYLQYPEILQSNAQNHLAITEATSHTTIAKDSLTYLLQFTEPYTTTPSKIKTSYLLSYATNYWAVHARLAHPETDPELTALILRFLGSETAYLNWTAFLDGYTPFSGTDGSSLIRHPHQIYYATSFGLTNIVTALLDTGAPVNSRGPSGSALAAAALAGHLDTVKVLVDSGADVNLAGPFGTPLVLASGRGFVDIVRFLVERGADVEARGEWSETALVEARKNGFEDVVGVLLGR; this comes from the exons ATGCATCCATGCCGAAATAATAAATCCTACCCAAAAATGTCCCCCACCAACCAGCACACCCAATCCGTCCCCGTCAACGTAGAGCAGCAGTGCGGAGTTACTCTCCCAGACGGTGGTCAGTGTACTCGATCGTTGACCT CAACCACACCACCAATCCCCACTAACCCTCCCCCCGAAAACGAattcaaaccaaaccaacaccaaaTCCACTTCACCGACCCAACCATAAAACAATACCTCCAATATCCGGAAATCCTCCAAAGCAATGCACAAAACCACCTCGCAATAACAGAAGCAACATCCCACACAACTATCGCAAAGGACAGTCTCACTTACCTCCTCCAATTCACAGAACCCTACACCACAACTCCCAGCAAAATCAAAACCTCGTACCTACTAAGCTACGCAACAAACTACTGGGCCGTGCATGCCCGTCTAGCCCACCCAGAAACAGACCCCGAGCTAACAGCCCTAATCCTCCGATTCCTGGGCTCAGAAACAGCTTACCTCAACTGGACGGCTTTTCTGGATGGTTACACACCTTTCTCTGGAACAGATGGGTCTAGTTTAATCCGTCATCCGCATCAGATCTACTACGCTACATCGTTTGGTCTAACGAATATCGTCACGGCGCTTCTTGATACTGGTGCTCCGGTGAATAGTAGGGGACCGAGTGGGAGTGCGctagctgctgctgctttaGCGGGACACCTTGATACTGTCAAGGTGCTTGTTGATTCCGGGGCAGATGTGAACCTGGCGGGGCCGTTTGGGACGCCGCTTGTTTTGGCTTCTGGGAGGGGTTTTGTGGATATTGTGCGATTTTTGGTGGAGAGGGGGGCGGATGTTGAGGCGAGAGGAGAGTGGAGCGAGACAGCCCTTGTGGaggcgaggaagaatgggtttgaggatgttgttgggGTTCTTTTGGGGAGGTAG
- a CDS encoding uncharacterized protein (dehydrogenases with different specificities (related to short-chain alcohol dehydrogenases)), with the protein MPQYNAPTTAEEVANDCRASIANKTILVTGVTLGSLGAGFATAIANYAPSLIILAARDVTKAQQTATEISIINPSVKTRILHLDLGSQVQIREAAKEVLEYEEHIDVLVNNAGVMAPPFSLTQDGVESQFGINHIGHFLFTNLIMSKLVTPGKSSRVVNISSDGHRLGPIRFDDWNFDDGNTYDPWLAYGQSKTANMLFSVSLAQKLGTKGLISVSLHPGVVSTQILRHDVDESVKALDETAICYYYIRYESVAANLTEIISEFASSRLQKALSEAYRTIRRLRPIVERDRRDGSGACYRELKQHLSPGTFKATSGL; encoded by the exons ATGCCTCAATATAACGCCCCAACCACAGCTGAAGAGGTGGCAAATGATTGCCGTGCATCCATTGCCAACAAAACTATCCTTGTGACCGGTGTTACTCTTGGAAGTCTTGGTGCCGGCTTCGCGACAGCGATTGCAAATTACGCACCGTCCCTTATCATTCTCGCCGCGCGTGATGTAACGAAAGCTCAGCAAACAGCGACGGAGATCTCGATTATCAACCCTTCCGTGAAGACCCGTATCCTGCACCTGGATCTAGGCTCCCAAGTCCAAATCCGAGAGGCAGCAAAAGAGGTTCTCGAATATGAGGAACATATAGATGTACTGGTTAATAATGCAGGGGTAATGGCACCACCTTTCTCACTGACTCAAGATGGCGTGGAAAGCCAATTCGGCATCAACCACATCGGCCATTTTCTCTTCACGAACTTGATTATGAGCAAGTTGGTAACACCGGGAAAATCCTCACGGGTTGTCAATATCTCCAGTGATGGTCACCGGCTAGGGCCTATTCGTTTTGATGACTGGAACTTTGAC GACGGTAATACGTATGATCCTTGGCTGGCTTATGGCCAATCAAAGACAGCGAACATGCTGTTTTCTGTATCGCTTGCGCAGAAGCTTGGTACCAAAGGCCTCATATCGGTTAGCCTACATCCTGGTGTTGTGAGTACACAGATTCTGAGGCATGATGTTGACGAGTCGGTTAAGGCACTAG ATGAAACTGCCATTTGCTATTATTACATTAGGTATGAGTCG GTCGCGGCAAACCTGACAGAAATTATATCAGAATTCGCGTCGAGTCGTTTACAAAAAGCCCTCTCAGAAGCCTACCGAACCATCCGAAGATTGCGACCTATTGTGGAAAGAGATCGCAGAGATGGCTCGGGAGCTTGTTATAGAGAATTGAAGCAGCATCTCTCACCAGGGACCTTCAAGGCCACATCGGGCCTATAA
- a CDS encoding uncharacterized protein (predicted protein), whose translation MDNGPSEVVFTTTSSPIESGVVFRYGQGSVKVPAPRKRGRPIGSTKRRKTGNDVDEPERKDHERFQFINLGSNSANIDRDTRKYIRKRVMLNHTHTNQKRKQLSTERTKEKTSTATGLSPEVMPSQFGRVDPFDTLPIQFEPYMHDLLSLYITTIWETLYSIEKRSGCNPMVNYWLPLAFNDPALLHSLIGCAASFLVTANQLCGYPFFVKHLNEAIAIVNQRMADSTISVSDETLVVVASIAMIKVCCRNVQILGFTLLLTSK comes from the exons ATGGATAATGGACCTAGTGAGGTAGTGTTCACGACAACGTCATCACCGATTGAATCGGGTGTTGTATTTCGCTATGGTCAAGGCTCGGTCAAGGTCCCCGCTCCCCGCAAGAGGGGGCGGCCGATAGGAT CAActaagagaagaaaaactggaAATGATGTGGATGAGCCGGAACGGAAAGATCATGAAAGATTTCAATTTATCAATCTGGGTAGTAATTCGGCCAACATCGATCGTGATACCCGGAAATATATTAGAAAGAGGGTGATGCTCAaccacacacacaccaacCAGAAGCGCAAACAGCTCTCCACTGAACgtacaaaagaaaagacaagcACCGCGACAGGACTTTCCCCAGAAGTGATGCCCTCGCAATTTGGCCGTGTGGACCCCTTCGACACGCTACCGATTCAATTTGAGCCATATATGCATGATCTACTCTCCTTGT ATATTACTACTATTTGGGAGACGCTCTACTCGATCGAGAAGAGGAGTGGCTGCAACCCAATGGTTAATTATTGGTTACCATTGGCATTCAATGACCCGGCTTTGCTGCATAGCCTAATAGGATGTGCTGCATCGTTTTTGGTGACAGCTAACCAGCTTTGCGGATATCCATTCTTTGTTAAACACTTGAATGAAGCTATAGCCATCGTCAACCAGAGAATGGCAGATTCGACTATTTCGGTATCTGATGAAACCTTGGTCGTCGTTGCTAGCATCGCTATGATCAAGGTGTGTTGTAGGAACGTTCAAATCCTAGGCTTTACATTATTATTGACATCCAAGTAG
- a CDS encoding HET domain-containing protein (predicted protein), whose protein sequence is MSPNLELTSHITLPPFTYPTLPPEPYTTRMIRLLPHKDKSAPIQCMGTHLYQALSYVWGSEVKPESIILNGCIFHVTTNLHVALSHLRNSLFERILWVDAICINQDEEDQGHEKSKQIPLMRTIYAQAERVIVWLGGATEDGDKALEEIRCLGESADIWHDRERQRYTNSILDILESSYEEIRSPGEAAAIWYEDDPDPIENSDACLRLLQRDWFSRIWGIFGFSKHDWTCRLSHKRCILSPKIRAWFTRVYLYGGAHWNV, encoded by the exons ATGTCTCCAAACCTAGAACTTACCTCCCATATCACCCTGCCCCCTTTTACGTACCCAACGCTTCCACCAGAGCCTTATACTACTCGCATGATCCGTCTTTTGCCGCATAAGGATAAGAGTGCTCCGATACAGT GCATGGGAACGCACCTGTATCAGGCCCTTTCTTATGTATGGGGAAGTGAAGTGAAGCCTGAATCAATCATTCTAAACGGCTGTATTTTCCATGTCACGACGAATCTTCATGTCGCACTTTCACACCTCCGAAACAGCCTATTTGAAAGAATACTGTGGGTTGATGCAATATGTATCAAtcaggatgaggaagatCAGGGACATGAGAAAAGCAAGCAGATCCCACTTATGCGGACCATTTATGCACAGGCCGAACGCGTCATTGTCTGGCTTGGAGGTGCTACCGAAGATGGTGATAAAGCGCTCGAAGAGATTCGTTGCCTTGGAGAGTCCGCAGACATTTGGCACGATCGAGAACGACAACGATATACAAACTCTATTCTGGATATTCTAGAAAGCAGTTACGAAGAGATTCGTAGCCCTGGAGAGGCCGCAGCAATTTGGTACGAGGACGATCCCGATCCTATCGAAAACTCTGATGCGTGTCTGCGGTTGCTACAACGAGATTGGTTTAGCCGTATCTGG GGGATTTTTGGATTTTCCAAGCACGATTGGACCTGTCGCTTATCTCATAAGAGGTGCATTTTATCGCCCAAAATACGAGCTTGGTTCACGCGGGTCTATCTCTATGGGGGAGCTCATTGGAAT GTTTAA
- a CDS encoding uncharacterized protein (predicted protein) produces MQYAKPRMNYYRSNTDFEMPTEYIDLIEKYLRIVPHITHCEPDTADLLQPTLWHSDLHLNNIYVDLDTETITDIMHWQSITVAPLLLQAKIPRMARHINPLPLGWVMPEKPEGYETFFQKDKLKADKLYESALCQKYYEVCTAKKNQRHYAAMCHNDTWKSPLILPLKSISGAWSSREVFMLRSSLMEVVDHWAEIQPAADCPISFTDEERNLHNEEMENRDYIEGLMEEFQGAGILPSDGIVDPEDYEVVQKTNYAQKERFMSLAEDEEQREWMDKIWPYQDRASEA; encoded by the coding sequence ATGCAGTATGCAAAACCGCGTATGAATTACTACCGAAGCAACACCGATTTTGAGATGCCCACTGAATACATCGACCTTATCGAGAAGTATCTGCGGATTGTTCCACACATAACACATTGTGAACCTGACACTGCAGATCTCCTGCAACCGACACTGTGGCACAGTGACCTCCATCTTAACAACATCTACGTTGACCTCGACACAGAAACGATTACTGATATAATGCACTGGCAGAGTATAACTGTTGCTCCGCTGCTCTTGCAAGCTAAGATACCTCGGATGGCTCGGCACATCAATCCACTCCCACTAGGCTGGGTGATGCCGGAAAAGCCAGAGGGCTACGAGACGTTCTTCCAGAAGGATAAGCTCAAGGCAGATAAACTCTATGAGAGCGCCCTATGCCAGAAGTACTACGAGGTTTGCACtgccaagaagaaccagcGACACTACGCTGCTATGTGTCATAACGATACGTGGAAGTCACCTCTTATTCTCCCGTTAAAATCAATAAGCGGGGCTTGGTCCTCGAGAGAGGTCTTTATGTTACGCTCCTCATTGATGGAAGTTGTGGATCATTGGGCGGAAATCCAACCTGCAGCGGATTGCCCTATCTCCTtcacagacgaagaaagaaacttgCATaacgaagagatggagaaccGTGACTACATTGAGGGACTCATGGAAGAGTTTCAAGGAGCAGGAATCTTGCCAAGCGATGGGATTGTTGATCCTGAGGACTATGAGGTTGTGCAGAAGACAAACTACGCACAAAAGGAAAGGTTCATGTCGTTAGCAGAGGACGAGGAACAGAGAGAGTGGATGGACAAGATTTGGCCTTATCAGGACCGGGCCAGTGAAGCATGA
- a CDS encoding uncharacterized protein (predicted protein), which produces MPQERCSTNGLCDILLTWKTPLAERENKEKSGIMFPLMNKPLKFREEPYEAEKRLKHIMLVVIDIAMRTLAQAIFRSKVIKQLLRQSGTKDPIIQELVADDVRGYNKDMEPKPWDLFLYQDNDQPISEETVIAATVTCGTYGCIIMELFLQHQGANLPVSEDVVKAVAGSLYEGRISQSLKRWSGKLQGIMEIMDLKS; this is translated from the exons ATGCCTCAAGAAAGGTGTTCTACGAATGGTCTCTGTGATATTCTCCTCACATGGAAAACCCCCCTggctgaaagagaaaataaagaaaagtCTGGGATTATGTTCCCGCTCATGAACAAACCACTGAAGTTCCGAGAAGAGCCATATGAGGCTGAAAAAAGACTGAAACATATAATGCTGGTTGTAATAGATATTGCCATGAGAACATTAGCGCAGGCAATATTCAGAAGCAAGGTAATAAAGCAGCTACTCCGTCAAAGTGGAACAAAAGATCCAATCATCCAAGAATTAGTTGCAGATGACGTACGTGGATATAATAAAGATATGGAACCGAAGCCATGGGACCTCTTTCTGTACCAAGACAATGATCAACCAATCTCAGAAGAAACAGTTATAGCTGCAACAGTAACTTGTGGAACATATGGTTGTATTATCATGGAACTCTTCCTGCAGCACCAAGGAGCGAACCTCCCGGTTTCTGAAGATGTTGTCAAGGCAGTGGCAGGGAGTTTATATG AGGGGAGAATCTCCCAGTCTCTGAAGAGGTGGTCAGGGAAGCTGCAAGGAATAATGGAGATCATGGACCTCAAGTCCTAG